AAAAATCGATGTGCTTTGGATCGGAATCTGGGCCTGTGTCATGTGATGGTATGTGACTGACATCACACTGTCCATTCTCTGAGTTCTCTGAGTGTGGCTGTGGACGGCGTCCCGTCCAGCGTGGGGACAACGGGTGCCGGGGCAATGAACAAATCATGTTGATTCTCGATTCTGCAGCTCGATCATGGCTCAATTAGCAACTGTAGCAAcccccccaaccccaagATCTGTCCAGGGGTATTGTTTCATCACAGAGAGAAGCACTCGTGCCGGGTTACCATAGACAAACACCCAGCGGCACTACTCATGACATGTTTTTACACTCTCCTCAATAACCGTACACGTACGCGGGTCCACCGCCTCTTTCGTCACTGGGTCACCGTCTGCCATCTTCTCAgaacgggcgggcgtccgaggccggcgcgctcCTAGTAAGTCGCCTGCTCAATCTGCCACGCCGCGGTCTTGGCCCTTTCTCGCACGTCCAAATCCCTATCCTGGAGCTTGAGCGCCTCCATCTTGGAGTGGAAGCCAAGCCGCTTGAGCTcagtcgccctcgccgcgcactGCTGCGCCTCAGCGTCGTCCTCCTGCCACGTCAGGTTGATAACAAGGTGACACAGCGCCACACGGACATCTCGGTCCTTGCTGCtcgcctgctgcgccagcAGCTTCAGGAGTTCCGTCTGGGCAGTGACTAGCTGTCGGTGTCGGGGGATGCTGGCCGCCATGTGCACGAGTATGTAAATGACCGCGACGATGATCTTGGCTTGCGGGTGTAGCACCcgctgctcgcggcccgATGTGGACGTCCGCCGCGAGAACGGGTGAAGCATCCTCGATTTCAACTTGGACGCCAGAATTTCAAAGAGCCGGTCCTGTCCGAGCTCCGTGAAGAGATAGTCTATCATCTCCGTCGTCTCGCTGGGCGTCTCCGACGACGCTCCGGATTCGGGCCGCCCGATTAGGTTCCGGATAAAGTCCAGGCCCTGTTCCTGGATGGCAATGTCATCGTTGCGAGCCCGCCGCATGGGATTCAGCTCGGCTTCGCGTATTGCTGAGAGTTTGTCCTCGGCCTGTCGTAGTCTCGTAGATCGCGACGCATCCAGCTCGCGGACGGAGCCATTATTGCCGTACAGCCAGCGCAACGGCTCGTCGACTGGCTGCATGTCCATGTCTTCGTCAAAgtcatcgccggccgcctccttgaGTCGAGAGTTGTACAGAGCCGCGTCCTGCGTATCGTCACATATCAGCTGCacgagccagccaggctcgagctgctggaggcaCGCCTTCTTCAGCTCTGGCCCGACCGCATCCACAAAATGCTTCAATGCCCAGAGGGCGTTGAGTCGCAACGCCGGGTTATCCGAGTGGGCATGCTCGCAGAGGACTTTCATGACGCCGTTCTCTGTAAGGAGCTGTTGAAAGTCAGTtgttgtcctcgccgcctcaaGGTCCCGGCCGGTTTCGCGTAGACTCACCTCGCGCACCGGACTGACCTCCACCACCAGGTTGATGACGGTGGCAGTCGCGGCGATCTGGACATTGACATCACGGTAGGTCATGAATTGAAAGATAGGCAGGGCGACGCCATAGTCAACCAGCGCAGTGCGCAGCACGCTCACTGAACGGGCCAGCATGCGCACTACATGACACGccgcgatgatgacggaCTCGGAGTTATTGCCGtatgccggcgacggggatTTTCGGCTCGTCTCTGAGCCCTGCTTGTCTTTGGATCGTTCCTTGACTTGCTTGGGCTTCCTGGGAAACTCGCAGAGAGACTCGTTGACGTAGGGCACAAAATCCTCCGCAACAAACGCTTTTCTGTAGTCTTCCTTcccggcggccaaggcaccAATGGCCCTGAGCGATGCCTCGCGAAGCCTCATACGGTGAGCCAGAAGCGGGTTTTGGCCCTTGCCTCcaagctgcgccgcggccggcgtgctTTCATCCTCCATGCCCATGTCTGATTGGGGCGACCAGTACTTGGGCTGGTCAGTCTCGGGCACGGGCTGGTAGGCACGTTTCAAGAGCTTGGTGAGCACCTTGACGGCATCACAATCGTACGCCGCCTTCTGAAGGAACTCGCTGTCTGTGATTAGGCGCGCCAGAATCGCCGGGGCACTTTCGAGGATGAGCTGCTGCGTCGCGTTGGCCGGAGCCTCGGACTCGGCGCCTTCCTTGTCGTTCCTCTCGAGCATGCCGACGAGAATTGGCACGACGAGAAAGCCGATGCTTGTCTCTCTCATTGCTTTCCTACCCAGACCCGCCTTAAACAGTGCGGCGATAACGGCAGCCGCCATCAGGCGGTCATACTCGGCGAGCGTGCGTGCCAAGTGAATCAGCCAAGGGATGAGAGGGCTTTCATTGTCTTCGGCACCAGCCTCACTGCCATTGCCGGACGACTGATTGCGAGGTGAGTCCCACGCAGCGGCGGAACTAAACCTGCTCAGGGATGCGCGGCTGGATGTTCTCGAGTCGGATCTGTCTGGCGTCGGGAAAGAAGACTGTGGACCTGACTGGCCTCTCGTCCCTGTAACAGGCATCCAGGGTAGAATGTAGTCCATGGCTGTTAAGGCTGCCTGTTGCGGCCCGTAGCTGTCTGTGGTCTCGAATTTGACGCTAGGAAACACGGCCATCAGAGAGGGCGAGTAGATGAGCCGATTGGCGCGATATTTGGAGTCGCCAAGTATCGCGGCGATTGCTTCGAGGATGGGTCCTATTTTGGCATTTACACTGGCCGGTTCGGGAAACACCTCGTAGAGGCCGTCGGCGTAGGCATGCTCCTCGGCACCGGGGACCACCAGGCCATCGCGCACAGCGAATCTTGCAAGCTGGGTGGCGAGCGAGTCCAAGACGCCCGCTGTAGAGAGGGCA
The genomic region above belongs to Purpureocillium takamizusanense chromosome 5, complete sequence and contains:
- a CDS encoding uncharacterized protein (EggNog:ENOG503NVYZ~COG:S); this encodes MARPQSFPILAQLRSAKTYPEQTAALQALKNEIVGHIQKKEAWIGLGVLEPIVLTLSASHSPAKPNGKDARTQLVSRPLSDEDSVKLQALQLVASFANGGPAFLAPLHAAGAVPAILENTCPLSNPPQLVVAALKALTDIADAAALAPPSSPLDTSSLADNVFSHQHMEAFNVMLSISSPKHILQSQVSLASGLISRLCREERHQHALSTAGVLDSLATQLARFAVRDGLVVPGAEEHAYADGLYEVFPEPASVNAKIGPILEAIAAILGDSKYRANRLIYSPSLMAVFPSVKFETTDSYGPQQAALTAMDYILPWMPVTGTRGQSGPQSSFPTPDRSDSRTSSRASLSRFSSAAAWDSPRNQSSGNGSEAGAEDNESPLIPWLIHLARTLAEYDRLMAAAVIAALFKAGLGRKAMRETSIGFLVVPILVGMLERNDKEGAESEAPANATQQLILESAPAILARLITDSEFLQKAAYDCDAVKVLTKLLKRAYQPVPETDQPKYWSPQSDMGMEDESTPAAAQLGGKGQNPLLAHRMRLREASLRAIGALAAGKEDYRKAFVAEDFVPYVNESLCEFPRKPKQVKERSKDKQGSETSRKSPSPAYGNNSESVIIAACHVVRMLARSVSVLRTALVDYGVALPIFQFMTYRDVNVQIAATATVINLVVEVSPVRELLTENGVMKVLCEHAHSDNPALRLNALWALKHFVDAVGPELKKACLQQLEPGWLVQLICDDTQDAALYNSRLKEAAGDDFDEDMDMQPVDEPLRWLYGNNGSVRELDASRSTRLRQAEDKLSAIREAELNPMRRARNDDIAIQEQGLDFIRNLIGRPESGASSETPSETTEMIDYLFTELGQDRLFEILASKLKSRMLHPFSRRTSTSGREQRVLHPQAKIIVAVIYILVHMAASIPRHRQLVTAQTELLKLLAQQASSKDRDVRVALCHLVINLTWQEDDAEAQQCAARATELKRLGFHSKMEALKLQDRDLDVRERAKTAAWQIEQATY